The Candidatus Eisenbacteria bacterium genome includes a window with the following:
- a CDS encoding methyltransferase domain-containing protein, with protein sequence MADPVDSQASLEAVLKDEIVRMYQEVADNPKGTFHFFHGREAAELFGYSPEWLDRAPVSAVGSFAGVGNPHERSNLQPGETVLDLGSGAGLDAIIASWRVGPSGKVIGVDLNPAMCLKAQAHAAATGTRMECQVGRMEDIPVPSASVDVVISNGVINLSFRKRRVVEEIFRVLRPGGRMSITDIVSAKQLSQSIVNDPKLWAS encoded by the coding sequence ATGGCTGATCCCGTCGACTCGCAGGCCTCTCTGGAGGCGGTGCTCAAAGATGAGATCGTCCGCATGTATCAGGAAGTGGCCGACAACCCAAAGGGTACTTTCCACTTCTTCCACGGCCGCGAGGCAGCGGAGTTGTTCGGCTACTCGCCCGAGTGGCTTGATCGCGCGCCCGTGAGTGCCGTTGGCTCGTTCGCCGGAGTCGGCAATCCGCACGAGCGAAGCAACCTCCAGCCGGGAGAGACAGTGCTCGATCTCGGGAGTGGGGCTGGCCTCGACGCGATTATCGCCTCCTGGCGCGTAGGCCCAAGCGGCAAGGTCATCGGTGTCGATCTCAACCCCGCGATGTGCCTCAAGGCCCAGGCGCACGCGGCAGCGACCGGGACCCGGATGGAATGCCAGGTAGGGCGCATGGAGGACATCCCGGTGCCCTCGGCTTCCGTGGATGTCGTGATCTCGAACGGAGTGATCAACCTGTCCTTTCGCAAGCGCCGGGTCGTGGAGGAGATATTCCGCGTGCTCCGGCCAGGTGGTCGCATGTCGATTACCGACATTGTGAGCGCTAAACAGCTCTCCCAATCGATCGTCAATGACCCCAAACTGTGGGCCAGTTGA
- a CDS encoding tyrosine-type recombinase/integrase has translation MPKLPKNMIKRKGRGGYYFRKRFAGRDVWISLGEDFSEAKTKLKKLRNEDHLPRADVTVAEAAKRWLGQYIATARNEKQQVMAAARVRRYIDPFFRATLLQRVTKEHIRSYRLWLEKHDIAPNTVGHILADVRCFLNWAEDAGLVDRSPFPRRIMPRIQEQPPDRLADEDAETLKQLPDPHGFVCRLALGTGLRWGELTRAQASDVERGFLVVSKTKSGRVRRVPLAPELLSEVRGHVGRLVPFSNLSPGSFSAYIRRQTGLAGFHVHQTRHTFACQWLERGGSLAALQQILGHASIETTQRYARISDDVVMREAERLSEKAVARVVATKT, from the coding sequence ATGCCGAAGCTGCCCAAGAACATGATCAAGCGAAAGGGCAGGGGCGGGTACTACTTCCGCAAGCGATTCGCCGGCCGGGACGTCTGGATCTCACTCGGCGAGGACTTCTCCGAGGCGAAGACCAAGTTGAAGAAGCTTCGGAACGAAGATCACTTGCCTCGAGCTGATGTCACGGTCGCGGAGGCCGCGAAGCGCTGGCTCGGGCAGTACATCGCGACCGCTAGGAACGAAAAGCAACAGGTCATGGCAGCAGCTCGGGTCAGGAGGTACATCGACCCGTTCTTCCGAGCGACATTGCTGCAGCGCGTGACCAAGGAACACATCAGGTCGTACCGCCTCTGGCTCGAGAAGCACGACATCGCACCGAACACCGTGGGCCACATCCTCGCTGACGTGCGGTGCTTCCTGAACTGGGCCGAGGACGCAGGACTGGTGGATCGCTCGCCGTTTCCGCGAAGGATCATGCCGCGGATTCAGGAGCAGCCGCCCGACCGGCTTGCTGATGAGGATGCAGAAACGCTCAAACAACTTCCCGACCCGCACGGTTTCGTGTGCCGCCTGGCACTCGGGACGGGGCTCAGGTGGGGAGAGCTGACGAGGGCTCAAGCTTCGGATGTTGAGAGGGGGTTTCTCGTGGTGTCGAAGACGAAGTCGGGAAGGGTGCGTCGTGTGCCACTCGCTCCGGAGCTGCTTTCGGAGGTCAGGGGTCACGTCGGCAGGTTGGTCCCATTCTCGAACCTCTCACCAGGGTCGTTCTCGGCCTACATCCGAAGGCAAACGGGGCTTGCAGGATTCCACGTCCACCAGACGAGGCACACCTTCGCTTGTCAGTGGCTGGAACGCGGTGGCAGTCTCGCTGCTTTGCAGCAGATCCTCGGGCACGCTTCGATCGAGACCACCCAGAGGTACGCGCGCATCAGCGATGACGTCGTGATGCGTGAGGCAGAGCGGCTCAGCGAAAAAGCGGTAGCCAGAGTGGTAGCCACCAAAACGTAA
- a CDS encoding helix-turn-helix domain-containing protein has protein sequence MDQLLTIQQVADYLSVSPKTVRRLVSRRGLPHIRFGRVLRFERGDVFRWLQARKEG, from the coding sequence GTGGACCAGCTACTCACGATCCAACAGGTCGCAGATTACCTCAGTGTCAGCCCGAAAACCGTTCGCCGGCTGGTCTCCCGGCGGGGCCTGCCGCATATCCGGTTCGGCCGTGTGTTACGGTTCGAACGTGGCGACGTGTTCCGGTGGCTTCAGGCCCGAAAGGAGGGCTGA
- a CDS encoding single-stranded DNA-binding protein, which produces MDLNKVTLIGNVVRDPESRVSASGDGSQRLCRFSLATNYAWQDAKTKARREAVDFHDCIAWGKLGEIIAQYVRKGSKVYVEGRLRKRPYVNADGQRRMANEIVADNMIMLGHRAKAPSTVNATLVSDSVDGNGVEEGA; this is translated from the coding sequence ATGGACCTCAACAAAGTCACGCTCATCGGAAACGTAGTGCGCGACCCGGAGTCGAGGGTCAGCGCGTCGGGAGATGGCTCACAACGCCTCTGCCGCTTCAGCCTCGCAACGAACTACGCGTGGCAGGACGCGAAGACGAAGGCGAGGAGAGAGGCGGTCGACTTTCACGACTGCATCGCTTGGGGAAAGCTGGGCGAGATCATCGCGCAGTACGTGAGAAAGGGCTCCAAGGTGTACGTCGAAGGGCGCTTGCGGAAACGACCGTACGTCAACGCGGACGGTCAACGCCGCATGGCCAACGAGATCGTGGCGGACAACATGATCATGCTCGGGCACCGCGCGAAGGCGCCGAGCACGGTCAACGCAACGCTTGTGTCGGACAGTGTCGACGGCAACGGCGTGGAGGAGGGTGCATGA